In Flammeovirgaceae bacterium, the sequence CCATTGGTGGCTGCTACCATGGGCATGTACGATCTTTCTGTCTACCCGCCAGACCATATGGTCTGGGAATACCTTGCTTATTGTGCAGGAACAGGCGGTAGTCTTCTGATTATCGGCTCGGCTGCGGGCGTGGCCGTAATGGGCATGGAAAAGGTGGATTTCATTTGGTACCTAAAAAGGATCAGCCTACTGGCTCTCATAGGATATGCCTCCGGTGCTGCTGCCTATATCCTGATAGAACGGTACCTGATTCACGTATAGCTTAAAATTACATTATCCGATGGTAAACTTACTTTTGCTGTTAGCCGGATTTGCAATCCTGATTAAGGGGGCCGATTTCCTGGTAGTTGGAGCCTCATCAATAGCCAAAAAGTGCGGCATATCAAACCTGGCCATTGGACTAACTGTGGTGGCTTTTGGCACTTCGATGCCCGAATTTATCGTGAGCCTGCTTGCGGCCATCAACGGTCAGAATGACGCCTCGTTCGGTAACGTGATTGGTAGTAACAATTTCAATCTCCTTTTTATTCTTGGTCTTGCAGGAATCATTTATCCCTTGGTAGTACAGAAAAGCACCGTGAAATACGAAATTCCGATATCGTTGATTGCTGCGGGTGTTTTGTTTTTACTGGTAAATGACGAACTCATCCGGAATGGAACCGGCAATTCGCTTGGGAGGGTCGATAGTGGTGTACTCATGCTGTGTTTCGCCTTATTTATGGGATACATTTATAAGACGATGAAAAATTCATCAGGCGAAGAAGTAGCAACTAACACTAAAGTCTATCGAATGTCAATAGCAATAGTTATGGTGGTGGTGGGACTGGTTATGTTGATAGGAGGGGGCAAACTTGTTGTGGACAGTGCTATTTCGATCGCGCACCATTTTGGATTGAGTGAAAAATTAATCGGGCTGACCATTCTTGCCGCGGGTACATCCTTACCTGAACTGGCAACATCAGCAGTGGCTGCTTATAAACGCAACACCGACATTGCCATTGGCAATGTAATAGGCTCCAACATCTTCAATATTTTTTTTATTTTAGGATTAACCGGACTTATCACCCCAATCCATTTTAACACCGCAATGAACTTTGATATTTACGTTCTCCTTGGGTCAACCATTGTGCTGATGATCTTTATGTTTACAATTAATCGGGCAAAACTAGACCGGTGGGAAGCCATAATCCTGCTTGGGGCTTACCTTGTTTATACCGCTGTATTGATTAGCATGGATTAGTTATTCAATGCACTCAGGTGATAGGCCTTAACTCATAGTGATTTGAGGAACTCCTTCAGATACTTATTTCTAGAGGCCATCTCAAAAATCAGGCTAACCACAAAGTAGCACAGAGAAAGCACAAAGGTCACAAAGAAAGAGGTCAGTATATTGTGTTTCTCCGTATCCTTTGTGTGTACTTAGTGGCCTTTGTGGTTAAGTTTATTTTTGAGATGACCTCTAGTAATTGTAAATGAACAAACCAGCGTCCCCGTGATAACGCTGTTTGGAGCTTGCAGGTAGTTTTCTTTCCAACTCAATTAGCGCTATTAATTGATTAAAAATTGGCCACCGCAATCATTAGACCTAGAAATAGGACTGTCATAATAAGGAGGAACCAATAGCGCGAGAGAAAATCGATCACTCTTTTCATAGAGAAATAATTAGTTCAGAAGGTGGAGAAAAATTGAATGTACTCTGCCCGTAATTCGGGGGAGGCTCAATACTTTTGCAAGTGTCAGGGCGCCT encodes:
- a CDS encoding calcium/sodium antiporter, whose product is MVNLLLLLAGFAILIKGADFLVVGASSIAKKCGISNLAIGLTVVAFGTSMPEFIVSLLAAINGQNDASFGNVIGSNNFNLLFILGLAGIIYPLVVQKSTVKYEIPISLIAAGVLFLLVNDELIRNGTGNSLGRVDSGVLMLCFALFMGYIYKTMKNSSGEEVATNTKVYRMSIAIVMVVVGLVMLIGGGKLVVDSAISIAHHFGLSEKLIGLTILAAGTSLPELATSAVAAYKRNTDIAIGNVIGSNIFNIFFILGLTGLITPIHFNTAMNFDIYVLLGSTIVLMIFMFTINRAKLDRWEAIILLGAYLVYTAVLISMD